In Clupea harengus chromosome 25, Ch_v2.0.2, whole genome shotgun sequence, one genomic interval encodes:
- the LOC105909239 gene encoding relaxin-3 receptor 1-like, with the protein MQGNNSSVAGWGLVSGVGPGAGVCGVALEEGLELGNLSLRCWLQLLSQEGSPELHGDSSSLAVRVVVAVVYLVVCALGLVGNLLALYLLRSRHRLKHSSINCFVMGLAVTDLQFVLMLPFWAVDTALDFRWPFGWVMCKIVSSVTTLNMYASVLFLTAMSVARYCSLASALKMNSPRAAVTEVRWASAGIWVVSLIATLPHAVYSTTAQVSDDELCLVRFPESGRWDPQLLLGLYQTQKVLLGFVFPLIVITCCYLLLLRVLLRRRVAGQPPGGGGEASGVSVQRRRRRSRVTRSVMVVVLSFFLCWLPNQALTLWGVLIKFDLVPFSKAFYNAQAYAFPLTVCLAHANSCLNPVLYCLVRQEYRAGLKELLLRATPSVRSLANLVLRRGKGADEAPPKLTRKGAVAPHQDTPTLAVVKVDNGM; encoded by the exons ATGCAGGGGAACAACAGCTCAGTGGCCGGGTGGGGCCTGGTCTCTGGGGTGGGGCCTGGGGCCGGAGTGTGCGGCGTGGCCCTGGAGGAGGGCTTGGAGCTGGGCAACCTGTCGCTGCGCTGCTGGCTCCAGCTGCTCTCCCAGGAGGGGTCCCCGGAGCTGCACGGCGACAGCTCCAGCCTGGCGGTGCGGGTGGTGGTGGCCGTGGTCTACCTGGTGGTGTGCGCCCTGGGCCTG gTGGGCAACCTGCTGGCGCTCTACCTGCTGCGCTCGCGCCACCGCCTCAAGCACTCGTCCATCAACTGCTTCGTCATGGGCCTGGCCGTCACTGACCTCCAGTTCGTGCTGATGCTGCCCTTCTGGGCGGTGGACACGGCGCTGGACTTCCGCTGGCCCTTCGGCTGGGTCATGTGCAAGATCGTGAGCTCCGTGACCACGCTGAACATGTACGCCAGCGTGCTCTTCCTGACCGCCATGAGCGTGGCGCGCTACTGCTCGCTGGCCTCCGCCCTCAAGATGAACTCCCCCAGGGCGGCCGTCACCGAGGTCAGGTGGGCCAGCGCCGGCATCTGGGTGGTGTCTCTGATCGCCACTCTGCCGCACGCCGTCTACTCCACCACcgcacag gtgtCTGATGATGAGCTGTGTCTGGTGCGGTTCCCTGAGTCGGGTCGCTGGGACCCTCAGCTGTTGCTGGGCCTCTACCAGACCCAGAAGGTCCTGCTGGGCTTCGTGTTCCCGCTGATCGTCATCACATGCTGCTACCTGCTGCTGCTCCGCGTCCTGCTTCGGCGCCGCGTGGCCGGCCAGCCACCGGGGGGCGGCGGCGAGGCCTCGGGGGTCAGCGTCCAGCGCCGGCGCCGCCGCTCCCGCGTGACCCGCTCCGTCATGGTGGTGGTGCTCTCCTTCTTCCTGTGCTGGCTGCCCAATCAGGCGCTGACGCTGTGGGGCGTGCTCATCAAGTTCGACCTGGTGCCCTTCAGCAAGGCCTTCTACAACGCCCAGGCCTACGCCTTCCCGCTGACCGTGTGCCTGGCGCACGCCAACAGCTGCCTCAACCCCGTGCTCTACTGCCTGGTGCGCCAGGAGTACCGGGCCGGCCtcaaggagctgctgctgcgggCCACGCCCTCCGTGCGCAGCCTGGCCAATCTGGTGCTGCGCAGGGGCAAGGGAGCGGACGAGGCTCCGCCCAAACTCACGAGGAAAGGGGCCGTGGCGCCGCATCAGGACACGCCCACGCTGGCCGTGGTGAAGGTGGACAATGGCATGTGA